A part of Rattus rattus isolate New Zealand chromosome 6, Rrattus_CSIRO_v1, whole genome shotgun sequence genomic DNA contains:
- the Pmpcb gene encoding mitochondrial-processing peptidase subunit beta, with amino-acid sequence MAAAAVSRTLLPVARRRLWGFTRRLPLRAAAAQPLYFGGDRLRSTQAAPQVVLNVPETQVTCLENGLRVASENSGISTCTVGLWIDAGSRYENEKNNGTAHFLEHMAFKGTKKRSQLDLELEIENMGAHLNAYTSREQTVYYAKAFSKDLPRAVEILADIIQNSTLGEAEIERERGVILREMQEVETNLQEVVFDYLHATAYQNTALGRTILGPTENIKSINRKDLVDYITTHYKGPRIVLAAAGGVCHDELLELAKFHFGDSLCVHKGDVPALPPCKFTGSEIRVRDDKMPLAHLAVAIEAVGWTHPDTICLMVANTLIGNWDRSFGGGMNLSSKLAQLTCHGNLCHSFQSFNTSYTDTGLWGLYMVCEQATVADMLHAVQREWMRLCTAVSESEVARAKNLLKTNMLLQLDGSTPICEDIGRQMLCYNRRIPIPELEARIDAVDAEMVREVCTKYIYGKSPAIAALGPIERLPDFNQICSNMRWTRD; translated from the exons ATGGCGGCGGCGGCTGTATCCCGGACGTTGTTGCCGGTGGCCCGACGGCGCCTGTGGGGATTTACGCGAAGGCTTCCGCTCCGCGCCGCCGCTGCTCAG CCATTGTACTTTGGAGGGGACCGACTCAGAAGTACACAGGCTGCTCCACAAGTTGTTCTGAATGTTCCTGAGACACAAGTCACTTGTTTGGAAAATGGACTCAGGGTAGCTTCTGAAAACTCTGGGATCTCAACATGCACC GTTGGGCTGTGGATCGATGCTGGAAGTCGGTATGAGAATGAGAAGAACAATGGCACCGCTCACTTTCTGGAGCACATGGCTTTCAAG GGCACTAAAAAGAGGTCCCAGTtagaccttgaacttgagattgAGAACATGGGTGCCCATCTCAATGCCTATACCTCCAGGGAGCAGACTGTCTACTACGCCAAAGCCTTCTCCAAAGATTTGCCAAGAG cTGTGGAAATTCTTGCTGACATCATTCAGAACAGTACGTTGGGAGAGGCAGAGATTGAACGTGAGCGTGGAGTCATcctcagagaaatgcaggaagTGGAGACCAACTTGCAAGAGGTTGTCTTTGATTATCTGCATGCCACGGCCTATCAAAACACCGCGCTCGGACGGACAATTCTGGGGCCAACCGAGAACATCAA ATCTATAAACCGTAAGGACTTAGTGGACTACATAACCACACATTATAAGGGACCAAGAATCGTGCTGGCTGCTGCTGGAG GTGTTTGCCATGACGAACTGCTGGAGTTAGCGAAGTTTCATTTTGGTGACTCTTTGTGCGTACACAAAGGCGATGTACCAGCTCTGCCTCCCTGTAAATTCACTGGAAGCGAG ATTCGGGTGAGGGATGACAAGATGCCACTGGCACACCTCGCAGTGGCTATTGAAGCAGTTGGTTGGACGCACCCAGACACGATCTGTCTCATGGTCGCAAACACACTGATAGGAAACTGGGACCGCTCTTTCGGAGGAGGAATG AATTTATCGAGCAAGCTGGCCCAGCTCACGTGCCATGGCAATCTCTGCCACAGCTTCCAGTCCTTCAACACCTCCTACACAGACACAGGGTTGTGGGGGCTCTATATGGTTTGTGAACAAGCCACAGTTGCTGACATGCTGCACGCTGTACAAAGGGAATG GATGCGTCTGTGCACAGCTGTTAGTGAGAGTGAGGTCGCACGCGCCAAGAACCTTCTCAAGACAAACATGCTGCTGCAGCTTGATG GGTCAACTCCAATCTGTGAAGACATCGGTAGGCAGATGCTGTGCTACAACAGGAGAATCCCCATccctgagcttgaggccaggaTCGAT GCTGTGGACGCGGAGATGGTTCGAGAAGTGTGCACCAAGTACATTTATGGCAAAAGCCCGGCCATTGCTGCTCTCG GTCCTATTGAGCGCTTACCAGATTTTAACCAGATTTGTAGTAACATGCGCTGGACTCGTGACTGA